From Candidatus Manganitrophaceae bacterium, one genomic window encodes:
- the phoU gene encoding phosphate signaling complex protein PhoU, with protein MAHRHFEEELTRLKERILKMGALVETQIAASIKALVERDTALAKQTIQNDHLVNAMDVEVDEECIRLLALYQPAARDLRFITTAMKITTDLERMSDLAEDICERSIELAEEPLLKPYIDLPRMAEAAQKMVRETLDAFVNKDAALARKVCAEDEFIDDLTQQIFRELLSYMSEDPATITRAIRISFISKYIERIGDHATNIAEMVVYLVEGKIIRHTKV; from the coding sequence ATGGCGCACCGCCATTTTGAAGAAGAGCTGACACGACTGAAGGAGCGCATCCTGAAGATGGGGGCGCTGGTTGAAACGCAGATCGCCGCCTCCATTAAAGCGCTGGTGGAGCGCGACACCGCATTGGCGAAGCAGACGATCCAGAACGACCATCTGGTCAACGCGATGGATGTCGAGGTCGATGAAGAGTGCATCCGGCTCCTCGCCCTCTATCAGCCGGCGGCCCGCGACCTCCGCTTTATCACGACCGCCATGAAAATCACGACCGACCTGGAGCGGATGAGCGATCTGGCGGAAGATATCTGCGAGCGATCGATCGAGCTCGCCGAAGAGCCGCTCCTCAAGCCCTATATCGACCTGCCGCGAATGGCGGAAGCGGCCCAGAAGATGGTCCGGGAGACGCTCGATGCATTCGTCAACAAAGACGCCGCACTCGCTCGAAAAGTCTGCGCCGAAGATGAATTCATCGACGACCTTACCCAGCAGATCTTCCGGGAGCTTCTCTCCTACATGTCGGAAGACCCTGCCACGATCACCCGCGCCATCCGGATCAGCTTCATCTCCAAATACATCGAACGGATCGGCGATCACGCCACGAACATCGCCGAAATGGTCGTCTACCTGGTCGAAGGAAAAATCATCCGACATACAAAAGTGTGA
- a CDS encoding thiolase domain-containing protein (Catalyzes the synthesis of acetoacetyl coenzyme A from two molecules of acetyl coenzyme A. It can also act as a thiolase, catalyzing the reverse reaction and generating two-carbon units from the four-carbon product of fatty acid oxidation), giving the protein MRPVYMITGGITKFKKANPEKDFRYMVKEAFDYALADLPKLKLEMIDGAVGSYFSDHFTRQLKAASMVQDYLGLCPKPSKRIEGGGATGGLCFQSAWEAVASGRMNICLAFGFETMSRVNTWKGNEFIALASDTNFDFPVGGFYTGYYAMMVRRHMHEFGTTPEQLAMVSIKNHANALYNPYAQRPGKLTVEDVRNSEMVATPLTMLDICTMSDGAAVAFLASEEVAMKLCPHPVKITGVGSGSDAMRMADRPHGKVLLLPHEKASDYRNLKYPGVHSFRGGRAAAKQAYEMAGVQNPIDDFDFIELHDAYTSSEIQTYEDLGLCKYGEGGTFVEEGNPFMPGIDYGLPLPKQGRLPVNPSGGLLACGHPVGATGLMQAVFAFWQLQGTIKKHLGVGKLQIKNPKRGLIHSHAGTGTYITVSILEQP; this is encoded by the coding sequence ATGCGCCCCGTCTACATGATCACCGGCGGAATCACCAAATTCAAAAAAGCCAACCCTGAAAAAGATTTCCGCTACATGGTCAAAGAGGCGTTCGACTATGCCCTCGCCGATCTCCCCAAATTGAAATTGGAGATGATCGACGGCGCCGTCGGCTCCTACTTCTCCGATCATTTCACCCGGCAGCTAAAAGCGGCCAGCATGGTCCAAGACTACCTCGGCCTCTGTCCCAAGCCGTCGAAACGGATCGAGGGAGGCGGCGCCACCGGCGGCCTCTGCTTCCAGAGCGCCTGGGAGGCGGTCGCATCGGGCCGGATGAACATTTGTCTGGCGTTCGGCTTCGAGACGATGTCGCGGGTCAACACCTGGAAGGGGAACGAGTTCATCGCGCTCGCCTCGGACACGAATTTTGATTTTCCGGTCGGCGGCTTCTACACCGGCTATTATGCGATGATGGTCCGGCGCCACATGCATGAGTTCGGGACGACGCCGGAGCAGCTCGCGATGGTGTCGATCAAGAATCACGCCAACGCCCTCTACAATCCCTATGCCCAGCGTCCGGGAAAATTGACGGTAGAAGATGTCCGGAATTCCGAAATGGTCGCGACCCCGCTGACGATGCTCGACATCTGCACCATGTCGGACGGCGCCGCGGTCGCTTTCCTCGCCTCGGAAGAGGTCGCCATGAAGCTCTGTCCCCATCCGGTGAAAATCACCGGGGTCGGCTCCGGCAGCGACGCGATGCGGATGGCCGACCGCCCCCACGGAAAGGTGCTTCTCCTGCCGCACGAGAAAGCGAGCGACTACCGAAACCTCAAATACCCCGGCGTCCACTCTTTCCGAGGCGGCCGGGCGGCGGCGAAGCAGGCGTATGAAATGGCGGGGGTCCAAAACCCGATCGACGATTTCGACTTCATCGAGCTGCACGACGCCTATACCTCGTCGGAAATTCAGACCTACGAAGACCTCGGCCTGTGCAAATACGGCGAGGGGGGGACCTTCGTCGAGGAGGGAAATCCGTTCATGCCGGGAATCGACTACGGCCTCCCCTTACCGAAACAGGGACGCCTCCCGGTGAACCCCAGCGGCGGGCTGCTGGCCTGCGGCCACCCGGTCGGCGCCACCGGCCTCATGCAGGCGGTCTTCGCCTTCTGGCAACTCCAAGGAACGATCAAAAAACACCTCGGCGTCGGAAAACTCCAGATCAAAAACCCAAAGCGCGGCCTGATCCACAGCCACGCCGGCACCGGCACCTACATTACGGTAAGCATCCTAGAGCAGCCGTAA